The following proteins come from a genomic window of Gemmatimonadaceae bacterium:
- a CDS encoding homogentisate 1,2-dioxygenase, whose protein sequence is MPNYHTLGSIPRKRHIAFRKPDGGLYAEELMGHDGFTGTSSLLYHIYPPTMVKSVRRVTETKYEADDDRTLHHRHFLTSRVKKGGSPTLDRMPLLFNQDIAMLYVEPDRNDDYFYRNAQGDELVYVSKGKGVLETVYGDLPFGEGDYLVVHRGILHRYHLNLEGEQTKLLVMESRGHIRTPKRYRNEFGQLVEGAPYSERDIRRPLELKSHDEKGDFPLLVKQYDGINEIVLDHHPFDVVGWDGYFYPWAFNIMDFEPIVGRVHQPPPVHQTFQGDGFVVCSFCPRPYDFHPDAIPAPYNHSNVDSDEVLYYASSEFMSRKGIEFGSITHHPDGIPHGPHPGRAEASIGARYTDELAVMMDSFRPLRVAKAATAIEDPAYHKSWLDVQHGQFSPPTS, encoded by the coding sequence ATGCCGAACTACCATACGCTTGGATCCATTCCCCGGAAGAGGCATATCGCCTTCAGGAAGCCCGACGGCGGGCTCTACGCCGAAGAGCTGATGGGGCACGATGGCTTCACCGGGACGTCGTCTCTGCTTTACCACATCTATCCGCCGACGATGGTGAAGTCAGTGCGCCGTGTGACGGAGACGAAATACGAGGCGGACGATGATCGGACTCTGCATCACCGCCACTTCCTCACGTCGCGCGTGAAGAAGGGTGGCAGCCCGACGCTCGACCGGATGCCGCTCCTGTTCAATCAGGACATCGCGATGCTCTACGTCGAGCCCGACAGGAACGACGATTACTTCTATCGTAACGCCCAGGGCGACGAGCTGGTTTACGTCAGCAAGGGGAAGGGCGTTCTCGAGACGGTGTACGGCGACCTTCCCTTCGGAGAGGGCGATTATCTTGTCGTGCACCGCGGCATCCTGCATCGCTACCACCTGAACCTCGAAGGCGAGCAGACGAAGCTGCTGGTGATGGAGAGCCGCGGGCACATCCGCACTCCCAAGCGGTATCGAAATGAATTCGGACAGCTGGTGGAAGGCGCGCCTTACTCCGAGCGCGACATCCGGCGTCCGCTCGAGCTGAAGTCTCACGACGAGAAAGGCGACTTTCCGCTCCTCGTGAAGCAGTACGACGGGATCAACGAGATTGTGCTCGATCACCATCCGTTCGACGTCGTCGGTTGGGACGGCTATTTCTACCCGTGGGCGTTCAACATCATGGACTTCGAGCCGATCGTCGGGCGAGTGCACCAGCCGCCGCCGGTTCATCAGACGTTCCAGGGCGACGGATTCGTCGTCTGCTCGTTCTGCCCGCGGCCCTACGACTTCCATCCCGACGCGATTCCTGCGCCCTACAACCACAGCAACGTGGACTCGGACGAGGTTCTCTACTACGCGTCGAGCGAGTTCATGAGCCGCAAGGGAATCGAGTTCGGCAGCATCACGCACCATCCCGACGGAATTCCGCACGGTCCGCATCCGGGGCGCGCGGAGGCGAGCATCGGCGCCAGGTACACCGACGAGCTGGCGGTGATGATGGACAGCTTTCGTCCGCTCAGGGTCGCGAAGGCGGCGACCGCGATCGAGGACCCGGCTTACCACAAGTCGTGGCTGGACGTGCAGCACGGGCAGTTCAGCCCGCCGACGAGCTGA
- the hppD gene encoding 4-hydroxyphenylpyruvate dioxygenase produces MATAALPAPSTATDTFPINGTDFIEFYVGNARQASHFYRSAFGFELVAYRGPETGFRDAASYLLQQDKVRFIFTTPIRSSGAIADHIHRHGDGVRDIALWVDDARTAFALAVERGAKSAMEPTVMKDDSGEIVIAALHTYGDTIHSLVERSDYRGLFMPGFVPLTSVYKPKPAGLRYVDHCVGNVELGAMNKWVGFYEQVLGFTNILSFDDKTIATEYSALMSKVMSNGNGRIKFPINEPAQGKKKSQIDEYLEFYDGPGVQHIAMATDDIITTVTGLRDRGVEFLRVPATYYDSVTERVGKIDEDIAPLRDLGILVDRDDEGYLLQIFTKPVEDRPTVFYEIIQRKGAKSFGAGNFKALFEALEREQDLRGNL; encoded by the coding sequence ATGGCAACCGCAGCATTGCCCGCGCCGTCGACGGCAACGGATACATTCCCCATCAACGGCACCGACTTCATCGAGTTCTACGTCGGAAACGCCAGGCAGGCCAGTCACTTCTATCGCTCCGCTTTCGGATTCGAGCTCGTCGCCTACCGCGGGCCTGAGACCGGCTTCCGCGACGCCGCCAGCTACCTCCTCCAGCAGGACAAGGTCCGCTTCATTTTCACGACGCCCATCAGGTCATCGGGTGCGATCGCGGATCACATTCACAGGCACGGTGACGGGGTCCGCGACATCGCGCTGTGGGTGGACGATGCGCGCACCGCGTTCGCGCTTGCCGTCGAGCGCGGGGCGAAGTCGGCGATGGAGCCGACCGTCATGAAGGACGACAGCGGTGAGATCGTGATCGCCGCGCTTCACACTTATGGCGACACGATCCACAGCCTCGTCGAGCGGAGCGACTATCGCGGTCTGTTCATGCCCGGCTTCGTGCCGCTGACGTCGGTATACAAGCCGAAGCCGGCGGGTCTCAGGTACGTTGACCACTGCGTCGGAAACGTCGAGCTGGGCGCGATGAACAAGTGGGTCGGCTTCTACGAGCAAGTGCTCGGCTTCACCAACATTCTCTCGTTCGACGACAAGACCATCGCCACCGAATATTCGGCTCTCATGTCGAAGGTGATGTCGAACGGCAACGGGCGCATCAAGTTCCCGATCAACGAGCCGGCACAGGGGAAGAAGAAGTCGCAGATTGACGAGTACCTCGAGTTCTACGACGGTCCTGGAGTGCAGCACATCGCCATGGCCACGGACGACATCATCACCACCGTAACCGGGCTGCGCGATCGCGGCGTGGAGTTCCTGCGCGTTCCCGCGACATATTACGACAGCGTCACCGAGCGTGTCGGCAAGATAGACGAAGACATCGCGCCGCTGCGTGACCTCGGAATTCTGGTGGACCGCGACGACGAGGGGTATCTGCTCCAGATCTTCACCAAGCCCGTCGAGGACCGCCCCACTGTCTTCTACGAGATCATTCAGCGGAAGGGCGCGAAGAGTTTCGGGGCGGGAAATTTCAAAGCGCTGTTCGAGGCGCTCGAACGCGAGCAGGACCTTCGCGGGAATCTCTGA
- a CDS encoding Stp1/IreP family PP2C-type Ser/Thr phosphatase — protein MHLAVSARTDTGRLRKGNEDNLYADANEYRGLFIVADGMGGHAAGEIASQMAVDLIASELADVNDLAAEEAGRRLASTLRLANRQVFQRTMSEVEKTGMGSTASALLLSDTRYMIGHVGDSRIYLVRDGEMRQLTRDHSLVQEQVDAGLITAEQARHHPQSNVITCCIGMSNEIEPDIITGETQVGDVFLLASDGLTGMVEDKRLQQLLQSRATPERIVNAMIADANNNGGIDNITAIVVKVITSDTRFATGEVTPVPQGRSHG, from the coding sequence GTGCACCTGGCTGTCTCAGCTAGAACCGATACGGGCAGGCTGCGCAAGGGGAACGAGGACAACCTCTACGCCGACGCCAACGAGTACCGCGGCCTCTTCATCGTCGCGGACGGCATGGGGGGCCATGCGGCGGGCGAGATCGCCAGCCAGATGGCCGTTGATCTCATCGCCAGCGAGCTCGCCGACGTCAACGATCTCGCGGCCGAAGAGGCCGGTCGGAGGCTGGCGTCCACTCTTCGCCTCGCCAACCGTCAGGTCTTCCAGCGCACGATGAGCGAGGTGGAGAAGACGGGAATGGGCAGCACTGCGTCGGCGCTTCTTCTGTCCGACACGCGCTATATGATCGGGCATGTCGGCGATTCGCGCATCTACCTGGTCCGCGACGGCGAGATGAGGCAGCTGACGCGAGATCACTCGCTGGTCCAGGAGCAGGTGGACGCCGGGCTCATCACGGCCGAGCAGGCGAGGCATCATCCGCAGAGCAACGTCATCACGTGCTGCATCGGCATGAGCAACGAGATCGAGCCCGACATCATCACCGGTGAGACACAGGTCGGCGACGTCTTTCTCCTTGCCAGCGACGGTCTTACGGGAATGGTCGAGGACAAGCGGCTCCAGCAGCTTCTTCAGTCACGCGCTACGCCGGAGCGCATCGTGAATGCGATGATTGCGGACGCGAACAACAATGGCGGAATAGACAACATCACGGCGATCGTCGTGAAAGTCATCACCTCCGACACACGGTTTGCGACGGGGGAGGTAACCCCCGTTCCGCAGGGCCGGTCGCATGGATGA
- a CDS encoding ABC transporter ATP-binding protein, with protein sequence MQPAYHSPDVGGVATYLPLPYRWMSSPATLHEEDALARTYDARLMRRLLKYVRPYKALVAAALALLLIEGVLQLAGPLLTRQVIDVALPKRDEGAIVRAAILFAVTLVAQFICSFGEAMLTNLLGQSVMRDLRIEIFAHLQRLSVAFFDRNPAGRLITRVTSDVETLNELFTSGVVSGLGDLFALIAIGVTMFLLDWRLSIAVLLVIPLVAGVSDWFRTGVRDAYRDIRTRLARINSFLQERITGMRIVQLFGGEEHEAERFSKLNADHLEAHKRSITVYAIYFPAIEVLTSVAVALLVVVSASLVHANTLTVGALAAFLQLSRRFYQPLQDLAEKFNILQSAMASSERIFMLLDTEPSTIPIRTGPRERQRMKVEVRFDGVWFAYDVGHVAGRSSGAPAEPEWVLKGVSFTAEPGRTLAIVGHTGAGKTTIVNLLMRFYRPQRGRILVNGVDIEEMPLDELRGLIAYVQQDIFLFAGDVATNIRLSNPLTDDEVAEAAAKVGADRIVRRLPGGYGQQLGERGASLSVGERQLLSFARAVAADASLLILDEATSAVDSEIEAEIQRALAILMEGRTTIAIAHRLSTIVSADEILVLHHGEVVERGTHEALLARGGLYERLWRLQSGEEILRAGQRLLPPWTVA encoded by the coding sequence GTGCAACCTGCGTACCATTCCCCCGACGTCGGTGGCGTGGCGACATATCTGCCGTTACCATACCGCTGGATGTCGAGCCCCGCAACCCTGCACGAAGAAGACGCGCTGGCGAGAACATATGACGCGCGCCTCATGCGGAGGCTGCTGAAGTATGTCCGCCCGTACAAGGCGCTCGTCGCCGCCGCGCTGGCGCTGCTTCTCATAGAAGGCGTGCTTCAGCTCGCCGGTCCTCTCCTCACACGGCAGGTCATAGACGTCGCCCTTCCGAAGCGCGACGAAGGAGCGATCGTGCGTGCCGCGATTCTCTTCGCTGTCACGCTCGTCGCCCAGTTCATCTGCTCCTTCGGCGAGGCGATGCTGACCAATCTTCTCGGCCAGAGCGTGATGCGTGATCTCAGGATCGAGATCTTTGCGCATCTTCAGCGCCTGTCCGTCGCCTTCTTCGACAGAAATCCCGCCGGCCGCCTCATCACCCGCGTGACGTCCGACGTCGAGACCCTGAACGAACTCTTCACCTCGGGTGTCGTCTCCGGACTCGGCGACCTCTTCGCGCTGATCGCGATCGGCGTGACGATGTTTCTCCTCGATTGGCGGCTGTCAATTGCGGTGCTGCTCGTGATTCCTCTGGTGGCAGGAGTGTCCGACTGGTTCCGCACCGGCGTTCGCGACGCCTATCGCGACATTCGGACCCGGCTCGCGCGCATCAACTCCTTCCTCCAGGAACGCATCACCGGAATGCGCATCGTGCAGCTGTTCGGAGGCGAGGAGCACGAAGCGGAGCGATTCAGCAAGCTGAACGCGGACCATCTGGAGGCGCACAAGAGGTCAATCACTGTATACGCCATCTATTTTCCGGCGATCGAGGTGCTGACGTCAGTTGCGGTCGCGCTGCTGGTCGTCGTCAGCGCCTCGCTCGTTCACGCCAATACTCTCACCGTGGGCGCGCTGGCCGCATTTCTCCAGCTCAGCCGGCGATTCTACCAGCCGCTCCAGGACCTCGCCGAAAAATTCAACATCCTTCAAAGCGCGATGGCGAGCTCGGAGCGGATCTTCATGCTCCTCGATACTGAGCCCTCGACTATCCCGATTCGCACTGGGCCGCGCGAGCGGCAGAGGATGAAAGTCGAGGTGCGTTTCGACGGAGTCTGGTTCGCTTATGACGTCGGCCATGTCGCCGGCAGGTCTTCGGGCGCGCCGGCAGAGCCGGAGTGGGTGCTGAAGGGCGTCTCGTTCACGGCCGAGCCGGGCAGGACGCTCGCTATCGTCGGGCATACCGGTGCGGGCAAGACCACAATCGTGAACCTGCTGATGCGGTTCTACCGGCCGCAGCGGGGCAGAATCCTCGTTAATGGCGTGGACATCGAGGAGATGCCGCTGGACGAGCTGCGCGGGCTGATCGCCTACGTTCAGCAGGACATTTTCCTCTTCGCGGGCGACGTCGCGACGAATATCCGGCTTTCGAATCCGCTCACCGACGACGAGGTCGCGGAAGCGGCGGCGAAGGTCGGCGCCGACCGCATAGTCCGCCGTCTGCCCGGTGGCTATGGCCAGCAGCTTGGCGAGCGGGGAGCTTCACTCAGTGTCGGGGAGCGTCAGCTGCTGTCATTCGCACGGGCCGTGGCAGCCGATGCTTCGCTGTTGATTCTGGATGAAGCGACGAGCGCCGTGGACAGCGAGATCGAGGCGGAGATTCAGCGCGCCCTGGCGATTCTCATGGAGGGGCGCACGACGATCGCCATCGCCCACCGGCTGAGCACCATCGTCAGCGCCGACGAGATTCTCGTCCTGCACCACGGCGAGGTGGTCGAGCGGGGGACCCACGAAGCCCTCCTTGCGCGGGGCGGACTCTACGAGCGCCTCTGGCGGCTTCAGAGCGGGGAAGAAATACTTCGGGCAGGACAACGCTTGCTGCCCCCGTGGACTGTGGCGTAG
- a CDS encoding GlsB/YeaQ/YmgE family stress response membrane protein, whose translation MNFLAWIVLGLIAGAIAKAIMPGNDPGGIIVTMIIGIVGAVIGGFLGSTLMGAPLTGFSLQSMLLAVVGALILLWIYRMSTRGRTRVP comes from the coding sequence ATGAATTTTCTCGCATGGATCGTCCTTGGCCTGATCGCAGGAGCGATTGCCAAGGCAATTATGCCGGGCAACGACCCTGGTGGAATCATCGTCACGATGATCATCGGTATTGTCGGCGCAGTCATCGGCGGTTTCCTCGGCAGTACGCTGATGGGAGCCCCGCTGACGGGCTTCTCGCTCCAGAGCATGCTGCTCGCGGTCGTCGGAGCGCTGATTCTTCTCTGGATCTACAGAATGTCCACGCGGGGCCGTACTCGAGTACCATAG
- a CDS encoding GlsB/YeaQ/YmgE family stress response membrane protein, which produces MPLWLYWILLGLVAGTLAKFLVPGRDPSGCIVTILLGIIGAVIGGFIGTRFGWGTVSAGSFDLRSVALSTLGAIVLLLAGRLVRRL; this is translated from the coding sequence ATGCCGCTCTGGCTCTACTGGATCCTTCTCGGTCTGGTAGCGGGAACATTGGCCAAGTTCCTGGTGCCAGGGCGGGATCCATCTGGCTGCATCGTCACGATCCTGCTCGGAATCATCGGCGCGGTGATCGGCGGGTTCATTGGAACCCGCTTCGGCTGGGGCACCGTATCCGCCGGCAGCTTCGATCTCAGATCGGTCGCGCTCTCCACCTTAGGGGCCATCGTCCTGCTCCTCGCCGGGAGATTGGTGAGGCGCCTTTAG
- the uvrA gene encoding excinuclease ABC subunit UvrA, translating to MKESIVIRGARQHNLKGFDLEIPRRTFTVITGPSGSGKSSLAFDTIYAEGQRRYVESLSAYARQFLERMEKPDVDSIDGLSPAVAIEQRNLTKTSRSTVGTATEIYDYLRLLWARVGHTHCPVCAREMKSDTVQSVADTVLRLSPGIRFYVAFPLRLSERVTHAVVVENLRAQGFLRVYASGAMLHLDDLAGSNTDLTRVAEVLVVVDRLALSDDVGARLNDAIGTAFADGDGECVIVLADTLEKLRFTERFECPYDGARAPAPSPQLFSFNNPRGACERCNGFGAVLEYDESLIVCNPDRTLRDGAIDPWTKPRYDNKRRALADFARREDIPMDKPWRELTASQQHILLNARTRGYKGILPFLSDLEEKRYKQYIRIFLRQYQTAQECPDCHGAKLKPEALNVRVDGRTIAEISDLAVGRLCEWVDELVLSEFEQSVAETILREARERIRFLRDVGLDYLSLNRATRTLSGGEAQRIGLANSLGSQLVDTLYVLDEPSIGLHPRDMSRLLGLLKRLRDSGNTVLVVEHDLAAIEAADFMVELGPGSGEHGGEVVFAGPMSRVHESPLTGKYLTGEREIPLPLERRRVGPRWITLTGAREHNLQGVDVRIPLGAMTVVTGVSGSGKSTLVHDVLFRALETLIEGENTAKRHLGETVGSYSTLTGWDAIDEVVMIDQSPIGKSPRSNPVTYIKAFDQIRSIFADALVARQRKYTPSTFSFNVEGGRCEDCEGAGSLEVEMVFMADVHVPCDACGGKRFKPEVLDVKVNGKSIADVLELTVDQAIRFFPREEKLGQALWQLQQVGLGYLRLGQPATTLSGGESQRIKIARELAAAGRKRGRKLYIMDEPTTGLHLEDIRKLTEVLDRLIEHGHTLLLIEHNLDIVKIADWIIDLGPEGGIGGGLLVAMGRPEEIAAVPQSYTGQFLAPILRKSPLPVATEKRQRVAR from the coding sequence GTGAAAGAGAGCATCGTCATCCGCGGCGCCCGACAGCACAATCTCAAGGGATTCGATCTCGAGATTCCGCGCCGCACCTTCACTGTCATCACCGGGCCCTCGGGATCGGGCAAGTCGTCCCTCGCCTTCGATACGATCTACGCCGAAGGACAGCGCCGGTACGTCGAATCGCTGTCGGCATACGCCCGCCAGTTTCTCGAACGCATGGAAAAGCCGGACGTCGATTCCATTGACGGATTGTCACCCGCTGTCGCCATCGAGCAGCGGAATCTGACCAAGACATCGCGCTCCACGGTCGGCACCGCCACCGAGATCTACGACTACCTCCGCCTCCTGTGGGCACGCGTCGGACACACACACTGCCCGGTCTGCGCGCGCGAGATGAAATCCGACACGGTGCAGTCAGTCGCCGATACGGTGCTTCGGCTGTCGCCTGGAATCCGGTTCTACGTCGCTTTCCCGCTCCGCCTTTCCGAGCGCGTCACGCACGCGGTCGTGGTGGAGAATCTGCGCGCGCAGGGTTTTCTGCGCGTTTACGCCAGTGGCGCAATGTTGCATCTCGACGACCTCGCCGGATCGAATACAGATCTCACCAGGGTCGCCGAGGTGCTGGTAGTCGTGGACCGACTGGCGCTGTCAGACGATGTCGGAGCACGTCTCAACGACGCCATCGGAACCGCTTTCGCCGACGGCGATGGCGAGTGCGTAATCGTTCTCGCGGATACGCTGGAGAAGCTTCGCTTCACCGAAAGATTCGAGTGTCCCTACGACGGCGCCCGCGCACCGGCGCCGTCGCCCCAGTTGTTCTCGTTCAACAATCCACGCGGCGCGTGCGAGCGATGCAATGGCTTCGGCGCGGTGCTCGAGTACGACGAGTCTCTCATCGTTTGCAATCCCGACCGCACTCTCCGGGACGGTGCAATAGATCCGTGGACGAAGCCGCGCTACGACAACAAGCGGCGCGCTCTCGCCGACTTCGCGAGGCGCGAGGACATTCCGATGGACAAGCCGTGGCGCGAGCTCACCGCGTCGCAGCAGCACATCCTCCTCAACGCACGCACCCGCGGCTACAAGGGCATCCTGCCCTTCCTCTCCGACCTCGAGGAGAAACGCTACAAGCAGTACATCCGGATCTTCCTTCGCCAGTACCAGACGGCGCAGGAATGTCCCGACTGCCACGGCGCCAAGCTGAAGCCGGAAGCGCTCAACGTGCGGGTGGACGGCCGCACCATCGCCGAGATCTCGGACCTCGCTGTGGGCCGTTTGTGCGAGTGGGTGGATGAGCTCGTCCTGTCGGAGTTCGAGCAGTCGGTCGCCGAGACGATTCTGCGCGAAGCGCGCGAGCGGATCAGATTTCTGCGCGACGTTGGACTCGACTACCTGTCGCTCAACCGTGCGACGCGCACGCTGTCCGGCGGTGAAGCGCAGCGAATCGGTCTCGCGAACTCACTCGGATCGCAGCTCGTGGACACTCTCTACGTTCTCGACGAGCCATCCATCGGACTGCATCCGCGCGACATGAGCCGCCTCCTCGGTCTCCTGAAGCGGCTTCGCGACTCGGGCAACACCGTTCTGGTGGTCGAGCACGACCTGGCGGCGATCGAGGCGGCGGACTTCATGGTCGAGCTCGGTCCGGGCAGCGGAGAGCATGGCGGCGAGGTGGTATTCGCCGGACCAATGTCGCGCGTGCACGAGAGTCCCCTTACCGGAAAGTATCTCACCGGGGAGCGGGAGATTCCGCTTCCGCTGGAGCGCAGACGGGTGGGTCCAAGATGGATCACGCTCACCGGCGCGAGAGAGCACAACCTGCAGGGCGTTGACGTTCGGATTCCGCTCGGCGCCATGACAGTGGTCACCGGCGTTTCCGGGTCGGGAAAAAGCACTCTCGTGCATGACGTCCTGTTCCGCGCGCTCGAGACGCTGATCGAGGGCGAGAACACCGCCAAGCGTCACCTCGGCGAAACGGTCGGATCATATTCGACGCTCACCGGCTGGGATGCGATAGACGAAGTCGTGATGATAGACCAGAGCCCGATCGGTAAATCGCCCCGGTCGAATCCGGTCACGTACATCAAGGCGTTCGACCAGATCCGATCGATCTTCGCCGACGCGCTGGTCGCGCGGCAGCGCAAGTACACGCCGAGCACGTTCAGCTTTAACGTCGAGGGCGGGCGGTGCGAGGATTGTGAAGGCGCCGGGTCGCTCGAGGTCGAGATGGTGTTCATGGCCGACGTTCATGTCCCGTGCGACGCGTGCGGGGGCAAGCGGTTCAAGCCGGAAGTGCTCGACGTCAAGGTGAATGGGAAGAGCATCGCGGACGTGCTCGAGCTCACCGTGGACCAGGCGATCCGGTTCTTCCCGCGCGAGGAGAAGCTCGGCCAGGCGCTGTGGCAGCTCCAGCAGGTCGGACTGGGATACCTTCGCCTCGGTCAGCCGGCGACGACGCTCTCGGGCGGTGAGTCGCAGCGAATCAAGATCGCGCGCGAGCTGGCCGCAGCGGGACGGAAGCGCGGGCGCAAGCTGTACATCATGGACGAGCCGACGACGGGGCTGCACCTCGAGGACATCCGGAAGCTCACTGAGGTTCTCGACCGGCTGATCGAGCATGGCCACACGCTGCTTCTCATCGAGCACAATCTCGACATCGTCAAGATCGCGGACTGGATCATTGATCTAGGGCCGGAAGGCGGCATCGGTGGCGGACTCCTCGTGGCGATGGGCCGGCCCGAAGAGATCGCCGCGGTGCCCCAATCGTACACCGGACAGTTTCTCGCGCCCATCCTGCGCAAGTCACCATTGCCTGTCGCGACCGAGAAGCGGCAACGCGTGGCGCGCTAG
- a CDS encoding SDR family oxidoreductase: MTTTSKSNQKKTALVTGGSAGIGLELAKQLAAHGHDLILVARHRDALEAAAGTLEGKYGVKVMVIASDLADPASPQRLFDAVTAEGKRVDFLINNAGFGLGGEFSDTDLDRELDMIQVNIAALTHLAKLFLPAMLQRREGRVMNVASTAAFQPGPLMAVYYATKAYVLSFSQALAEELRNSDVTVTCLCPGATATHFAKTAGTSNSRLFTRLGVAAADDVARYGYAAMMRGTRVAIPGVRDRIMVQAERIAPRALVTKLARMAQENR; encoded by the coding sequence ATGACCACCACGTCAAAATCAAATCAGAAAAAGACCGCCCTCGTAACCGGGGGCTCGGCCGGCATCGGCCTGGAGCTCGCAAAGCAGCTCGCCGCCCACGGTCATGATCTCATCCTCGTCGCGCGCCACCGCGATGCCCTCGAGGCCGCGGCGGGGACTCTCGAAGGAAAGTACGGCGTCAAAGTCATGGTCATCGCGTCGGATCTCGCGGATCCGGCGTCACCGCAAAGATTGTTCGATGCCGTCACGGCGGAGGGAAAGCGCGTTGATTTCCTCATCAACAACGCTGGCTTCGGGCTGGGCGGCGAGTTCAGCGACACCGACCTGGATCGCGAGCTGGACATGATCCAGGTCAACATCGCCGCGCTCACACACCTCGCGAAGCTGTTTCTTCCGGCAATGCTGCAACGCAGGGAAGGGCGCGTCATGAACGTCGCCTCCACTGCCGCATTCCAGCCCGGCCCTCTGATGGCGGTGTACTACGCAACCAAGGCATACGTCCTCAGCTTCTCCCAGGCGCTCGCCGAGGAGCTGCGCAATAGCGACGTCACGGTGACATGCCTCTGCCCTGGCGCGACGGCGACGCATTTCGCCAAAACGGCGGGCACCTCCAATTCCAGATTGTTCACCAGGCTCGGCGTCGCCGCAGCCGATGACGTTGCGCGGTATGGCTACGCGGCGATGATGCGGGGAACGCGTGTCGCGATCCCGGGCGTGCGCGACAGGATCATGGTGCAGGCGGAGAGGATCGCACCGCGCGCGCTCGTCACGAAGCTCGCGCGCATGGCGCAGGAGAATCGCTAG